AGCACCTGCCGGGTGGCGTCGACCAGCCAGAGGCGGGCCTTGCTCAGCTCGACGTCCTCGCTGATCACCCGGCAATCCCGGTAGAAGGCGCTGAACTGCGAAGCGAGCGCCTGGGCGTAGTGGGTCAGCCGGTGCGGCGCCCGAAGCCGGGCCGACTCCTCAATCAGATCCGGAAACTCCGAAAGCTTGCGGATCAGCAGCGCCTCGCCCTCGTGGGTGAGCAGGCTGAAGTCCGCTTCCTCGATTGGCCCTTTGTCGGTTCCTTTCGCCGCTGCGTTGCGCAGGATCGAGCAGGTACGGGCGTGCTGGTACTGCACGTAGTAGACCGGGTTCTCCTGCGACTCCGACTTCACCAGGTCCAGGTCGAAGTCGATGGTGGCGTCGATGCTCCGGCTGACCAGGGTGAACCGGGCGGCATCCACGCCGACCTCGGTGATCAGCTCGTCGATGGTGACGATGTTGCCGGTGCGCTTTGCCATCTTGACCGCCTCGCCACCGGAGATGAAGTTGACCAGCTGCTGGAGCATGATCTCCACCGGCTGGGTGAGCCCGAGCGCCTTGCCGACGGCTTGGAGCCCGGCGACCTGGCCGTGATGGTCGGCCCCCCAGACGTACATGACCCGGTCGAAGCCCCGCTCGATCTTGTCGATCAGGTAGGCGACATCGGCCGCCAGGTAGGTGGTGGCATCGCCCTCGGAACGGATCAGGACCTGGTCCCGGGACGCGCCCAGCTCGCTGGAGCGGAACCAGACCGCCCCGTCCTGCTCGAAGGTGTGCCCCCGTTCGGTGAGCTTGGCGATCCCGGCCTTGACCTTGCCGGCCTCGTGCAGCGACGACTCGTACACCCAGTTGTCGAATTTGACCCGGAACTTCTCCAGGGTCCGGCGGTGGCTGTCGACCATTCTTTCGGTCCCGATCCGGCCGAGCCGGCCCGGGTCCTCGGCCAGAGAGTCGCCGAACTCGGCGGCCAGCTCGCGCCCCAGCTCCGCCAGGTACTCGCCCTGGTAACCGTCTTTCGGGACCTCAGCCTCCCGGCCCAGAGCTTGCAGGTAACGGGCGTGCAGCGATAGGGAGAACCGCTCCATCTGCTTGCCTGCGTCGTTGATGTAGTACTCGGTTCCCACCGGGTAGCCGGCCGCATCCAGCAGTCGGGCGAGCGCATCGCCGTAGGCGGCGTTCCGCCCGGAACCGACGTGAAGGGGGCCGGTCGGGTTTGCCGACACGAACTCGATGAGAATGCGCTCCGGTTTAGCGGCGCCCCGGCCGAAGTCCTCGGCGCGTTCGGCGATGTCCCGAACGGTCGACCCGAGCCACCCCTTTGCCAGGTGGAAGTTGATGAAGCCGGGGCCGGCGACCTCGGCGCGCTCGACCAGGTCGGACCGGGGGAGCGCCTCGACCAACTGCTCGGCCAGGCTCCGGGGCGCCATGCGGGCGCTCTTGGCCAGGGTGAGGGGAAGGTTGGTGGCGAACTCGCCGTGCTCGGGACGGGCCGGACGCGTCAGCTCGACCGCCGGCGAGACGGCATCCAGCGTCCCGTCGGCACGCATCTTGTCGAGACCGGCCTCCAGCAGGCCGGCGAGGTGATCGGTAATCACGCTAAAAGCCGGGCGGGGATTCCGGACGCGAGTAGCTCCCCGCGAGGATCTGCTCGATCAGGTCCAGCAACTCGACCGGTTCAAACGGTTTCGTGACGTAGGCAGCCACTCCGGATTCGTATCCTTTTCTCAAGTCGGCCTGCTGTGCACGTGCCGAGAGGAAGATCACGGGGATCTCGGCCGTCCGGGGGTCCTTCAACATCTCGGCCCGGGCGGTCCAGCCGTCCATCCGGGGCATCATGATGTCCAGGATGACCAGATCCGGGGTGTCCCGGGCGGCTCGCTCCACCGCCTCCAGGCCGTCGGCGGCGGTGATCACATCGTATCCCTCGAACTCCAGATTCACCTGAAGAAGCTCGATGATGACGGGGTCGTCATCGGTAATGAGGATTTTGTGGCGAGTGCCGGAATTCAAGGTGCTTTGATTGTAGTGCCGGGTAGCCCGGACTACCCCCGGTCCCTCTCCCGGTACAATTGGACGAATCCCCGCCCTCGTAGCTCAGGGGATAGAGCGTTCGCCTCCGGAGCGAAAGGCCGCAGGTTCAAATCCTGCCGGGGGCACCGCCAAATTTCGGCCGCAGTTGGGCCTGGTTCCAGATTGTTCCCACTCTCCACAAGGCGTCGCTGTCCTGCTCGGTGATCGCGACCTTCCGGCCGGACAGGCTCGCGGGAATCCGCTCGCCCCATGGCGGGGGCCTGCTACTTGGGGGCGGAGGCTTTATGCCTGCGGCCCTCAAGTGTTTCGCCGGGTGCTTGTACGACCAGTTTGCGGTCCGAACCGGGGCGAGTCGCCGCGCTCGGAGCCTCAAGAGCTCTACCCATCCGGCCCCGCTCTTTCTTCGAACCCGTTCAAAACGGGAACCGAGGCGATTAGTTCGGCCCCCAGCGGGAACCATCAGAGTTAGCCAATTCGCGCCCGTAGACGTCGGGCGTCCTGAAAATGAACCGAAATTTGGAGGTGCCATGGCCGCCGAGAATGGAGCGCGGAGCCTGGTCGATCCGGATCTGATCGACAAGCTGAAGGAGATATCGGACGACACTAAACAACTGCTGACCCAGGAGGTGGAGCTGGCCAAGGCCGAGATCCTCCAGAAGGTCGAGATAGTCAAGGAGGACTTCCAGCAGGCGACCTCCCAGGTCTCCTCGGAGATCCAGGCCACCAAAGGGGAGCTGGTCGAGGTCGGCAAGAAGGCCGGGATCGGCGCGGGGCTGTTCAGCGGCGCCGGCCTGTTCGGCCTCGCTGCGTTCGGAACTCTGACCGTTGCCCTGGTCGCGGGCGTTGCCGAGTTCCTGCCGGTTTGGGCCGCAGCCCTGATTGTGACCGCCCTCTACGGGATCGTCGCGGGGGTCTTGGGGATGGCCGGCAAGTCCAAGGTTCAGGAGGCTTCCGACCAGATGCCTGCCGCCACCCGGCACATCGACAACATCAAGAACGTCGCTGCGTCCACCAAGGACCGGATCCAGTCCGACGTCCCGTCGTTCGCCCCGGAGATGACCATCGACTCCCTGAAGGAGTCCAAGGACAAGCTTGCGGACGCCTGGAAGAAGGGCAGCACCGAGAGCCGTCCGTCGTGGCAGCAGCCGCCCCACAAGCGGTAGGGCGCTTTCCACTAGACGACTTTTAACTCTAGGAGGTTCGGATGAGTCAGACACGCAGTCCCGAGGAGGTTCGGCAGGAGGTCGAGCAAAGCCAGCAGAAGCTGGCCGAGGCGGTTGAGCACGTGGCCTACCACAAGGCCCACCTCAAAGAAGAGGTGAAGGAGAACGTCAAGGCACAGGTCACGGACGCCGCTGAGCAGATCAAACAGAACGTGGCAAGCCACTTCAAGGACTCCGCTGCGGCCAAGCCGGGCGAATTGAAGGAGGCGGTGGTCGACAAGGCCGGCGACCTGAAGGACACCGTCGTCGAGAAGGCTGCCGACCTGAAGGACACTGCCGCCGAGAAGAAGGACGACATCAAGGCCACCGTGTCCGAGAAGGCCGAGGACATCAAGCTTGCCGCTTCCGACAAAGCCGGGGACATCAGGGCGGCTGCGTCGGAGAAGGCGGAGGACATCAAGGCGACTGCGTCCGATAAGAAGGAAGAGTTCAAGCACCGGGACGACGAGCTGGCCGCTTCACCCGTAACCGGGAACGGACAGGTCGGGACAACGGACCCGGGTGTGCTGAGCAGCGCCAAGGACAAGGTTCTCGAGACCTTCGGGAACGTCACCGCAAGCATCAAGACCAAGGCCTCCGAGACTGTGCACGGGCACCCGTCGACCGAGGACTGAGGCCGGGAAAGACCTGATGGGCGCCGGGCTTTAAGCCCGGCGCCTCCTTATCTGACCCTGGCGGCAGCCGCCTCGAGGTCTGAAACGAAAGCCTTCATCTCCAGGCGCCGGCTTTCGTCGTCCCGAGATCGCAGGATGGAGGACGGGTGCACTGTGGCCATTACGCAGGGGGCCAGGTCGGAGTCCACCGGCTTGC
The DNA window shown above is from Actinomycetota bacterium and carries:
- the argS gene encoding arginine--tRNA ligase, with translation MITDHLAGLLEAGLDKMRADGTLDAVSPAVELTRPARPEHGEFATNLPLTLAKSARMAPRSLAEQLVEALPRSDLVERAEVAGPGFINFHLAKGWLGSTVRDIAERAEDFGRGAAKPERILIEFVSANPTGPLHVGSGRNAAYGDALARLLDAAGYPVGTEYYINDAGKQMERFSLSLHARYLQALGREAEVPKDGYQGEYLAELGRELAAEFGDSLAEDPGRLGRIGTERMVDSHRRTLEKFRVKFDNWVYESSLHEAGKVKAGIAKLTERGHTFEQDGAVWFRSSELGASRDQVLIRSEGDATTYLAADVAYLIDKIERGFDRVMYVWGADHHGQVAGLQAVGKALGLTQPVEIMLQQLVNFISGGEAVKMAKRTGNIVTIDELITEVGVDAARFTLVSRSIDATIDFDLDLVKSESQENPVYYVQYQHARTCSILRNAAAKGTDKGPIEEADFSLLTHEGEALLIRKLSEFPDLIEESARLRAPHRLTHYAQALASQFSAFYRDCRVISEDVELSKARLWLVDATRQVLANTVQLLGVDAPESM
- a CDS encoding response regulator, translating into MNSGTRHKILITDDDPVIIELLQVNLEFEGYDVITAADGLEAVERAARDTPDLVILDIMMPRMDGWTARAEMLKDPRTAEIPVIFLSARAQQADLRKGYESGVAAYVTKPFEPVELLDLIEQILAGSYSRPESPPGF
- a CDS encoding phage holin family protein: MAAENGARSLVDPDLIDKLKEISDDTKQLLTQEVELAKAEILQKVEIVKEDFQQATSQVSSEIQATKGELVEVGKKAGIGAGLFSGAGLFGLAAFGTLTVALVAGVAEFLPVWAAALIVTALYGIVAGVLGMAGKSKVQEASDQMPAATRHIDNIKNVAASTKDRIQSDVPSFAPEMTIDSLKESKDKLADAWKKGSTESRPSWQQPPHKR